The Larimichthys crocea isolate SSNF chromosome I, L_crocea_2.0, whole genome shotgun sequence genomic interval AGCAGTTTATGTTCAgcctcgtctgtctctgtgaatgagCGAAGTGTTCTGATCTGTCCTGTATAGCGGTCCAAAGCAAAGAGACTGTGGTCAGTAACttcctgcagtgaaaacagtaacCAGCCGTTATATCCTATATCAGCGTCATAGGCTCTGACTTTAGTCACCAAGTGTCCTGCGTTCACATTGCGGGGAatctcctccacaccttcagCAGAACCGTTCGAGCTGACTGGATACAGGATGACTGGAGCGTTGTCGTTCTGATCCAGAATGAACACGTTCACTGTGACGTTGCTGCTTAGTGACGGAGTTCCAGAATCTGTGGCAACAACTTGGAACTGGAACGTTTTCAGagtttcaaagtcaaaactttTTAGCGCCGAAATGTCTCCATTTTCACTATTAACATTAAGAAAGGGGGCTAGCAAATGTTCTCTCCCTCTATCCCTCAGTATATGATATGAAATTAGTTTATTACTACCTTCGTCATGATCACGAGCTGTCACTGATAATATAGACGCTCCTGGATTGTTATTTTCTGTAATGTAGAAAGTATATGGGTTCTTTGAAAACAATGGGCTGTTGTCGTTTACATCTGAAATAACGATGTTTATAGTTTTGTCTGATGTTAAGGATGGTTCACCTGCATCTTTAGCAACAATTGTTACACTATATTGTGATTGCTGCTCTCGATCCAAAAGCATTTTGGTGACCAGAGAATACATGTTATTTTGTAAAGATGGAGTAATTGTAAAAGGAAGGTCTCTGTTTATGTCACACAGAATTTTTCCGTTGAGACCAGAGTCTGAATCTTTAACACTAATCAATGCCACTGTAGTTCCAGGTTTTGAATCTTCTGGGAGCGCATGTGAAAAAGATGTCACTTCAATCTCTGGTGCATTGTCGTTTACGTCAACAACATGTATAATAACGCTTTTGTCTGTAGCTAGGCTAGCCGCAGCTTTGTCAAATGCCCGGATATCAAGTTCATATCTGTTACATTCTTCAAAATCTATAGTTCCTGCCACAGTAATTACTCCAGTCtctgaatttaaatcaaaacGTGTAGTTGCCTGTGCATCCACGTCATTGCCATATGAATATACGACCTCACCATTTGAACCGTCATCCAAATCTGTTGCAATAACTTGAATGACAGTTGTACCAAGAGGAGAATTTTCTTTTAGCTGCACAGTATATGAATCCTGGGTGAAAACTGGGGGATTATCGTTGACATCGGAAACATCAACAATTATTGTCATGTTACCGGATCGCGGAGGTTTACCTCCATCCAGGGCCGTCAAAAGTAGTACATGGGTTTTGACAGACTCTCTATCAAGTGGTTTTTGAAGAATTAAACTGGGGGTCTTGCGATCCTCGCCACGATCTTTCACTTCCAAGCGAAAATGTTCATTATGACTCAACTTATACTGCTGAACGGATAATGAACCACTGTCAGCATCACGCGCACCTTTTAGCTGAAATCTTGCCCCGGGTAATACAGATTCAGGAATCTctaatatattttcattgtcaGGAAAGCTTGGTGCGTGGTCGTTTACATCCAGAATCTCCACTGCTACATAGTGGACCTCCAGCGGGTTTTCTAATACCGTTTTTAAGTCAATTACACAAACCTTGCTTCGGTCGCACACTTCCTCTCTGTCAATTTTTCGGTTCACATACAAGATACCGTCCTCCTTATTCACTCGAAAAGGAGGGTCTGTTGAGCCGTACACAATACGGTACCCTCGCTCGTTCAGTGTGGACTTATCAATACCCAGATCCTTAGCAATATTTCCAACAGCGGttccttctttcatttcctcGGAAATAGAATATCGGAGTTGTCCTGAAGCTCTGCTCGAAAACGTAACCAAAACCATCATGTAGACAGCCCACTTCGTGCGCTCTCTCCACGTCTCGCAGCGTCTTTGTTCCATGATGTGAAGatgacacatttaaacaaaaacagatttgaaaGAGCTATCCTCCTATATTGAAATAAATCCTTCCGTCATATTCCTTGCCATAATCCAACCATTCTCACACAAACCATGAGCGTTTCTTTAAGAATACATTTCAGTCAGCACGGAAAAGGTTCTGTCTATGACGGTTTTAAAGGAAGGGGATGGGTCTAGTGACTATGACAAGGGCGTGGaatttttatcagtcattataCTGACACCAAGTGATCGGGTATCGCACTACACTACTTGATTTAGgcaacaaaatgtattcatagtGTTTTTAACATGAAAGAGAAAGCTATTTTTAGAAAAGCTTATAAAGCACAAATGAGGGAATGTACctaatacaaattaaatttcagcaccacggacagcgaCTGCTAAACCACCAGCGCATGTTTCAAGACTCACACTGCATGAAGATGGAAAACATTCACAgttgtaaaaatattttttttctgatgcaaatataaatatttgagaCCTAGGTGTAGAGAATGAGTGGGCATCAGACTGTGATGCAACTAATTTAAATGCATACATACTTATAACCCATTGTTTAGAGAGAACTATTGATCTTACCTCTTCAGGCGTACGTCTTCTATCAGGGAGCACGAGAGTATTCGCATGGCTGCCTGGTACAATAGTAGATCCTATACTCATTCTGGGTCCAACTAGCATGTACCGTTTGTCCCCAGATCTGTACTGGATGCTGTGACACAGTGTCCCGTCATAATTAGGCTCTTGCAGATACTTAGAAGTATAGTCTGTGGATTTTGAGCACTGCATTGCAATCAGCACGATGATACTGATGAGGAAAAGTACTGAAACTGATCCCAGAGTTATCATCAGATAAAAAGTCACATCATTCCCCTCCTCATCCTTTGATGCACTTTTAACATCAGAAGCAGCAAAAGCTTCTTTGGGTTCCACGACTTTAACAATCACAGTAGCTGTTGCTGACAGTGAAACGTTCCCATTGTCTTTCACCAGTATGACCAGTTTATGTTCAgcctcgtctgtctctgtgaatgagCGAAGTGTTCTGATCTGTCCTGTATAGCGATCCAAAGCAAAGAGACTGTGGTCAGTAACttcctgcagtgaaaacagtaacCAGCCGTTATATCCTATATCAGCGTCATAGGCTCTGACTTTAGTCACCAAGTGTCCTGCGTTCACATTGCGGGGAatctcctccacaccttcagCAGAACCGTTCGAGCTGACTGGATACAGGATGACTGGAGCGTTGTCGTTCTGATCCAGAATGAACACGTTCACTGTGACGTTGCTGCTTAGTGACGGAGTTCCAGAATCTGTGGCAACAACTTGGAACTGGAACGTTTTCAGagtttcaaagtcaaaactttTCAGAGCCAAAATGTCTCCATTTTCAGAGTTGACGTTAAGAAATGAAGTCACTGTATTTTCATGACCTACATTCCTGAAAATATTATACGAAATAAGCGCATTCTCTCCTTCGTCACGATCAGATGCTgttacagaaaacacagaggctCCTGGGGGATTATTTTCGATTAGGTAGAAAGTATAGGGGCTCACTGAAAACGTGGGACTGTTATCATTCGTGTCTGACACAAACACGTTTATAGTCTGTTTAGATGTTAACGCTGGTTCACCTGCGTCTTTAGCGATTATTGTAATATCATATCTGGATTGTTGTTCCCTGTCAAGCTGTGACTTAGTGACAACTGCAAACATGTTATCTTGTATTGATTGAGTTAATGTAAAAGGACTGTCTTCGGCGACATAGCTGATTATTTTGCCATTAATTCCAGAGTCTAAATCAGTAATGCTGATAAGCGCTACCGTGGTACCTGGTCTTGAGTCCTCTGAAACAGCATTTGATAACGATGCCACTTCTATCTCAGGGGGATTATCGTTCATATCTACAATTTTAATTATAACACTTTTATCTGTTCTGAATGGAATGATTCCTTTATCAGAGGCCTGTATATCAATGTCAAAGCTGTCTTGTTCTTCAAAGTCTACATGACCTTTTACAATTATCTCTCCAGTATCAGAGTTGATATTAAACAATTCTCgaattttactttttacatcACTGCCAAATGAATAAGCAACTTCCCCATTGGAACCGTCGTCCATATCGGTTGCGTTAACTTGAATGACTGTTGTGCCAATTGGGGCGTTCTCTTGTAGCAAGGCTGAGTATGTGTCTTTTGTGAACACTGGCATATTATCATTAACATCTAGAACATCTATGTATATATCAACTGTGCCTGTCTTGGGGGGATTTCCGCCGTCTATTGCCGTTAACTTTAATTTATGGCTACGTTTAGCCTCTCTGTCAAGCTGTCTCTGTAATTGTAATATTGGGGTTTTGCCATCTCTCCCACGATCTTTAATCTCTAAACGAAAATACTCGTTTTGACTGATTTTATACTGTTGGACGGAATTTGTGCCACCATCCGGGTCGTATGCATTTTGCAACTGATATCGCGCTCCAGGCAATGCAGACTCTGAGATTTCAagcctctttgttttctctggaaATGTGGGAGAGTGGTCGTTCAAATCTGTTATCTCCACTGTGACATAATGTACTTCTAGTGGGTTTTCGAGAACAGTTTTAAGGTTAATTAAACATACACTGTTCTCCTTACATATTTCCTCTCGGTCTATCCTATGGTTCGCATAAAGGACCCCGTCATTATCATTTACCTTGAAAAGCGGTTCAGTCGAGCCGGACATAATACGAAACCCCCTCTGCTTCATCAAATTCAGGTCTATTCCCAAATCTTTTGCAATATTCCCAACAAAACTTCCCTCTTTGAGCTCTTCGGATATAGCGTATCTCAGTTGTCCCGAGGCAgctctgaaaaataaaaccaaaaccaaaacgGCGAGAAAATGTGGTCGTTGTCGCCATGTCTCCCATCCCcctctgtgtttcatgttttgagGTAAAAGTGCGAGTCCAAACGTGTCCATCAATGTTTCCTTCTCGCGATTAGTATCTCCATCAAAGcatgaaatatatatgtatttctCGCTGGAatataatttagaaaaaaacagtcaCCATGCGCATATATATATGCAAGTCTGCCAGCTAAATGTTCAACCAGACTGAACATACCAGCAGGTCATGTGTATCCTGTTCAGATATTAGGCGTTATAGTGATAAGGTACTGCCAccctgtgaatgtgtttgtaaatgcattttattactttaaagTGTGGACTAAAGGACACTGTGTAAAAGGGGATGTTTTCAATCAAAAAGTTCATCATCAAGAAGATAATGACAAAAGACATCCTTAAATATACATGCAGCAAATCTAAATATTGACTCACCTCCCCAGATGCCCTCCTCCTGTCAGGTAGCACGAGAGTATTCGCATGGCTGCCTGGTACAATAGTAGATCCTATACTCATTCTGGGTCCAACTAACATGTACCGTTTGTCTCCAGATCTGTACTGGATGCTGTGACACAGTGTCCCGTCATAATTAGGCTCTTGTAGATATTTAGAAGTATAGTCTGTGGATTTTGAACACTGCATTGCAATCAGCACGATGATACTGACGAGGAAAAGTACAGAAACTGATCCCAAAGTTATCATCAGATAAAAAGTCACATTGTCGTCTTCGTCAACTTTAGTTGCACTTTTGACATCAGAAGCTGCAAAAGCCTCTTTGGGTTCCACAACTTTAACAATCACAGTAGCTGTTGCTGACAGTGAAACGTTCCCATTGTCTTTCACCAGTATGACCAGTTTATGTTCAgcctcgtctgtctctgtgaatgagCGAAGTGTTCTGATCTGTCCTGTATAGCGGTCCAAAGCAAAGAGACTGTGGTCAGTAACttcctgcagtgaaaacagtaacCAGCCGTTATATCCTATATCAGCGTCATAGGCTCTGACTTTAGTCACCAAGTGTCCTGCGTTCACATTGCGGGGAatctcctccacaccttcagCAGAACCGTTCGAGCTGACTGGATACAGGATGACTGGAGCGTTGTCGTTCTGATCCAGAATGAACACGTTCACTGTGACGTTGCTGCTTAGTGACGGAGTTCCAGAATCTGTGGCAACAACTTGGAACTGGAACGTTTTCAGagtttcaaagtcaaaactttTCAGAGCGGAAATGTGACCGTTATCTGAATTTACATTCAGGAAAGATGTTACGTCATTTCCTCTAgcaatatgatatgaaatagctgcattgtcattcacatctttgtCGGTTGCGCTCACAGAGAATATTGACGCTCCTGCAACGTTATTTTCTACCAGATAAAATTGTAATGGATTTTGAGGAAATTGTGGACTGTTGTCATTTACATCTGATATCTGAATGCTGAGAGTTTTAAATGCAGATAATGGAGGTTCACCACAATCACTgacttttattgttatttcataaTTTGACACCTCCTCTCGATCCAAAAATCCCTTCGTCACCACTGAATATGTGTTTTCCTTATAAGAAGGTTTTAATTCAAAAGGTACGTCATTAGTTATGCGTGAAATCATTTTGCCATTTACACCAGAGTCCTTATCTGTCACACTAATTAGAGAAATAATTGTTCCAGGTTTTGAATCTTCAGACACTGTATTAGACAGTGATGTGACTTCTATTTCTGGTGCATTATCGTTGACGTCTTTTATCTTTATAGTGACCCTACAACCTCCCCTTAATGGAGGTgttcctttgtctgatgcctgAACATCTAGTTTATAAATCTCAGATAACTCAAAATCTAACGGTCCTTTCAGTTTAATGTGTCCAGTTAAACTATCCAGTTCAAATATGTCGTAGGCTTTACGTGCTAATGTTTTGCTAAGGCTATACTCTATTTCCCCATTAGTCCCTTCGTCTGCATCTGTTGCATTCACGTTTGTCACAGTCGTACCAACTGGAACGTTTTCATATATTTCTATTTGATAAGTATCCTGACTAAACACTGGACGATTATCATTACTATCAAGAACAATAATAGAAACATTTAGCGTCCCTGATCTTTGAGGTTTACCTCCATCaactgctgtaacaaacagcatgtgtttattcttttgttctctgtctAAGGACTTTCTTAGAACTAAAAATGGTATTTTATCATCATCGCTTTGACTAACCTCTATTTCAAAGTGATCGTTTGACGTTAATGTATACGTGCGGATGGAGTTCATGCCAGCATCAGGATCACGGGCCGCGTGCAATTGGAACCGAGTTCCCGGAGATGTATGCTCTGCTATTTCAAATTGCTGTTCCTTTTCAGGAAAACTGGGCGAGTGGTCATTTACATCAGTAATTTCCACAACTACGTAGTGAATTTCCAAAGGGTTTTCAACAAGGATTTTAAGTTCCATTAAGCATGCACCATTCCCCTGACACAGCTCCTCTCTGTCGATTTTCTTACTGATCTGTAAGGCACCATTGTCCGGGTTAACCTCGAAAAAAGCATCCTTAGATCCAGACACAACACGGAACCGTCGATCAGTCAAAGAGCTTTTTTCCAAACCAAGATCCTTGGCAACATTTCCAACAACAGTTccttctttcatctcctctggaATAGAGTACCTTAATTCAGCTAAAGCCTGCTTTCCGACAAACAGCAgtaagaaaaaatgaaaagcaaaccAACAACGATAACTTGATACACATCGTCTTTTGTTCCCCATCGTTATCCAActatagaaaaacacaaattagcCTGTTTCTGCTGCAAAAAAATTGTTTATGTCCGACCACCACACGGTCTCATCCGATTTCCGTCCTTACATCAAATGTATCCTCTGCTGTGAGGGACCAAACAAAAGATTCGTTAGGGGAGGGACACAGTCGTATATGGCTTtgttgatgttacactgacacCAAGAGGACCAACATTTGATATCACTTGAGACTGTATAAAGGCGTACATATTTTGTTAGCAAATCTACCTGCAAAGATCAAGACAACAGTATAGAAAGCGCTCTATCAGAAGCACCTGCAGCTGAATGAAAGTAACGCTCATTACGTTCATTACCATGGACAGTGATCACTGTAACCGATATCCTTTAAGAGTTCTATATTCAGTTATCAAGCCAGTTACACAGATGCTTAAACAAATGCGTTCATAACGCCAATAGCAATTGTAGGTAGGGGATGGTTTACTTGGCAGATCCATGTCAAAACCTCTTTGCCATACATTGCCAGAAATAGAAGCTACAGTTATGCTTCTGCATCTTTATTTCCGTTAATTTCTTTGAAATGagtgatgataaaatatttcgATAATCAAAAAAAATGAACGACATACTGTTACACCGATCAGAGCAGGATGTGTCACACAGTCCACATGTTTTAATCTTCAATGTTCCATTTAAACATGCCTTACCTCTGAAGTCGCAGATCTCCTGTCAGGGAGCACTAGTGTATTCGCATGGCTGCCTGGAACTATAGTCGATCCTATACTCATTCTGGGTCCAACTAGCATGTACCGTTTGTCTCCAGATCTGTACTGGATGCTGTGACACAGTGTCCCGTCATAATTAGGCTCTTGTAGATATTTAGAAGTATAGTCTGTTGACTTTGAACACTGCATTGCAATCAGCACGATGATACTGATGagaaaaagtacagatactgatCCCAGAGTTATCATCAGATAAAAAGTCACATCATTCCCATCATCATCTTTTGTTGAACTTTTGACATCAGAAGCAGCAAAAGCATCATCATCTTTTGTTGAACTTTTGACATCAGAAGCAGCAAAAGCCTCTTTGGGCTCCACAATTTTGACAATCACAGTAGCTGTTGCTGAGAGTGAAACGTTCCCATTGTCTTTCACCAGTATGACCAGTTTATGCTCAGCCTCGTCTGTCTCCGTGAATGAGCGAAGTGTTCTGATCTGTCCTGTATAGCGGTCCAAAGCAAAGAGACTGTGGTCAGTAACttcctgcagtgaaaacagtaacCAGCCGTTATATCCTATATCAGCGTCATAGGCTCTGACTTTAGTCACCAAGTGTCCTGCGTTCACATTGCGGGGAatctcctccacaccttcagCAGAACCGTTCGAGCTGACTGGATACAGGATGACTGGAGCGTTGTCGTTCTGATCCAGAATGAACACGTTCACTGTGACGTTGCTGCTTAGTGACGGAGTTCCAGAATCTGTGGCAACAACTTGGAACTGGAACGTTTTCAGagtttcaaagtcaaaactttTCAGCGCCAAAATGTGACCGTTGTCAGAATTAATGTTAAGAAATGATATCACTTTATTTTCATAACTGGCATCTCTGAGAATATGGTACGAAATAAGAGCATTGTCTCCCTCGTCACGATCAGACGCGACTAAAGAAAACACGGACGCTCCTGGGAGGTTATTCTCAGTGACATAAAAATTATAACTCCTCATTGAAAACTCTGGGCTGTTATCGTTTACGTCCGATACAACAACTCTTAATGTGTTTTCGGATGTTAAGGCAGGCTCACCTGTATCTTTCGCGATTACTGTTACGTCATAAATAGATCTGTTTTCCCTGTCAAGCTGTGACTTTGTTACTACGGCGTACATGTTGTCCTGTATTGAAGGCGTTAGTGTGAAAGGGACATCACCTTTAACAAAGCTGATAACTTTCCCGTTCATTCCAGAGTCCAGATCTGTAATGCTGATTAATGCTACAGTTGTTCCTGGTCTAGAGTCTTCTGAAATTTTGTTAGACAGTGACGTTACCTCAATTACAGGTGCATTGTCATTTATGTCCTTAATCTTTACAGTTACACCTTTATCTGTTCTATATGGAACAGCACCGTTGTCGGATGCTTGGATGTCTATCTCGTAACTGTCATCCACCTCGTAGTCTAATTGTCCTTTCACAATTATTTTACCTGTGCTCGAGTCGACGTCAAATAGCTCGCGCACCTTACTGTTTACATTACCAAAAGAATAGCTAACATCTCCATTTAAACCGTCGTCCATATCTGTGGCATTTACTT includes:
- the LOC104937910 gene encoding protocadherin alpha-7 isoform X16 — translated: MCHLHIMEQRRCETWRERTKWAVYMMVLVTFSSRASGQLRYSISEEMKEGTAVGNIAKDLGIDKSTLNERGYRIVYGSTDPPFRVNKEDGILYVNRKIDREEVCDRSKVCVIDLKTVLENPLEVHYVAVEILDVNDHAPSFPDNENILEIPESVLPGARFQLKGARDADSGSLSVQQYKLSHNEHFRLEVKDRGEDRKTPSLILQKPLDRESVKTHVLLLTALDGGKPPRSGNMTIIVDVSDVNDNPPVFTQDSYTVQLKENSPLGTTVIQVIATDLDDGSNGEVVYSYGNDVDAQATTRFDLNSETGVITVAGTIDFEECNRYELDIRAFDKAAASLATDKSVIIHVVDVNDNAPEIEVTSFSHALPEDSKPGTTVALISVKDSDSGLNGKILCDINRDLPFTITPSLQNNMYSLVTKMLLDREQQSQYSVTIVAKDAGEPSLTSDKTINIVISDVNDNSPLFSKNPYTFYITENNNPGASILSVTARDHDEGSNKLISYHILRDRGREHLLAPFLNVNSENGDISALKSFDFETLKTFQFQVVATDSGTPSLSSNVTVNVFILDQNDNAPVILYPVSSNGSAEGVEEIPRNVNAGHLVTKVRAYDADIGYNGWLLFSLQEVTDHSLFALDRYTGQIRTLRSFTETDEAEHKLLILVKDNGNVSLSATATVTVKVVEPKEAFAASDVKSASKDEEGKDVTFYLMITLGSVSVLFLVSIIVLIAMQCSKSTDYTSKYLQEPNYDGTLCHSIQYRSGDKRYMLVGPRMSIGSTIVPGSHANTLVLPDRRRTSGEPKVPSADWRYSASLRAGGVMQSSVHMEESSVMQGAQGVLVQNWPTASSAADAEGGEVSPPMGAGVDSNSWHFRYGPGGPGAPPQHLKPGEVPPEAFIIPGSPAIISIRQNQGGEDDKSDFITFGKKEEAKKKKKKKKEKKDKKDKGKDDGDE
- the LOC104937910 gene encoding protocadherin alpha-3 isoform X7, which codes for MDTFGLALLPQNMKHRGGWETWRQRPHFLAVLVLVLFFRAASGQLRYAISEELKEGSFVGNIAKDLGIDLNLMKQRGFRIMSGSTEPLFKVNDNDGVLYANHRIDREEICKENSVCLINLKTVLENPLEVHYVTVEITDLNDHSPTFPEKTKRLEISESALPGARYQLQNAYDPDGGTNSVQQYKISQNEYFRLEIKDRGRDGKTPILQLQRQLDREAKRSHKLKLTAIDGGNPPKTGTVDIYIDVLDVNDNMPVFTKDTYSALLQENAPIGTTVIQVNATDMDDGSNGEVAYSFGSDVKSKIRELFNINSDTGEIIVKGHVDFEEQDSFDIDIQASDKGIIPFRTDKSVIIKIVDMNDNPPEIEVASLSNAVSEDSRPGTTVALISITDLDSGINGKIISYVAEDSPFTLTQSIQDNMFAVVTKSQLDREQQSRYDITIIAKDAGEPALTSKQTINVFVSDTNDNSPTFSVSPYTFYLIENNPPGASVFSVTASDRDEGENALISYNIFRNVGHENTVTSFLNVNSENGDILALKSFDFETLKTFQFQVVATDSGTPSLSSNVTVNVFILDQNDNAPVILYPVSSNGSAEGVEEIPRNVNAGHLVTKVRAYDADIGYNGWLLFSLQEVTDHSLFALDRYTGQIRTLRSFTETDEAEHKLVILVKDNGNVSLSATATVIVKVVEPKEAFAASDVKSASKDEEGNDVTFYLMITLGSVSVLFLISIIVLIAMQCSKSTDYTSKYLQEPNYDGTLCHSIQYRSGDKRYMLVGPRMSIGSTIVPGSHANTLVLPDRRRTPEEPKVPSADWRYSASLRAGGVMQSSVHMEESSVMQGAQGVLVQNWPTASSAADAEGGEVSPPMGAGVDSNSWHFRYGPGGPGAPPQHLKPGEVPPEAFIIPGSPAIISIRQNQGGEDDKSDFITFGKKEEAKKKKKKKKEKKDKKDKGKDDGDE
- the LOC104937910 gene encoding protocadherin alpha-7 isoform X6 encodes the protein MEQSGKDSWRQGRKFLAIALALSLILGKTSGQIRYSISEEIKEGSAVGNIAKDLGIDPNILKARGFRIVSGSTEPLFQVNENDGILYVNRNIDREEICQRTSACLINLKTVLENPLEIHYVAVEVLDVNDNSPSFPDNNKRLEISESTLPGTRFQLHAAHDPDGGMNSVQLYKLSSNNNFRLEVKDRGKDGKVPILQLQSPLDREASSSHTLLLTALDGGKPPKTGTMQILIDVLDMNDNAPVFTKDVYSAEINENSPIGTMVIQVNATDMDDGLNGDVSYSFGNVNSKVRELFDVDSSTGKIIVKGQLDYEVDDSYEIDIQASDNGAVPYRTDKGVTVKIKDINDNAPVIEVTSLSNKISEDSRPGTTVALISITDLDSGMNGKVISFVKGDVPFTLTPSIQDNMYAVVTKSQLDRENRSIYDVTVIAKDTGEPALTSENTLRVVVSDVNDNSPEFSMRSYNFYVTENNLPGASVFSLVASDRDEGDNALISYHILRDASYENKVISFLNINSDNGHILALKSFDFETLKTFQFQVVATDSGTPSLSSNVTVNVFILDQNDNAPVILYPVSSNGSAEGVEEIPRNVNAGHLVTKVRAYDADIGYNGWLLFSLQEVTDHSLFALDRYTGQIRTLRSFTETDEAEHKLVILVKDNGNVSLSATATVIVKIVEPKEAFAASDVKSSTKDDDAFAASDVKSSTKDDDGNDVTFYLMITLGSVSVLFLISIIVLIAMQCSKSTDYTSKYLQEPNYDGTLCHSIQYRSGDKRYMLVGPRMSIGSTIVPGSHANTLVLPDRRSATSEPKVPSADWRYSASLRAGGVMQSSVHMEESSVMQGAQGVLVQNWPTASSAADAEGGEVSPPMGAGVDSNSWHFRYGPGGPGAPPQHLKPGEVPPEAFIIPGSPAIISIRQNQGGEDDKSDFITFGKKEEAKKKKKKKKEKKDKKDKGKDDGDE
- the LOC104937910 gene encoding protocadherin alpha-8 isoform X36, with translation MGNKRRCVSSYRCWFAFHFFLLLFVGKQALAELRYSIPEEMKEGTVVGNVAKDLGLEKSSLTDRRFRVVSGSKDAFFEVNPDNGALQISKKIDREELCQGNGACLMELKILVENPLEIHYVVVEITDVNDHSPSFPEKEQQFEIAEHTSPGTRFQLHAARDPDAGMNSIRTYTLTSNDHFEIEVSQSDDDKIPFLVLRKSLDREQKNKHMLFVTAVDGGKPQRSGTLNVSIIVLDSNDNRPVFSQDTYQIEIYENVPVGTTVTNVNATDADEGTNGEIEYSLSKTLARKAYDIFELDSLTGHIKLKGPLDFELSEIYKLDVQASDKGTPPLRGGCRVTIKIKDVNDNAPEIEVTSLSNTVSEDSKPGTIISLISVTDKDSGVNGKMISRITNDVPFELKPSYKENTYSVVTKGFLDREEVSNYEITIKVSDCGEPPLSAFKTLSIQISDVNDNSPQFPQNPLQFYLVENNVAGASIFSVSATDKDVNDNAAISYHIARGNDVTSFLNVNSDNGHISALKSFDFETLKTFQFQVVATDSGTPSLSSNVTVNVFILDQNDNAPVILYPVSSNGSAEGVEEIPRNVNAGHLVTKVRAYDADIGYNGWLLFSLQEVTDHSLFALDRYTGQIRTLRSFTETDEAEHKLVILVKDNGNVSLSATATVIVKVVEPKEAFAASDVKSATKVDEDDNVTFYLMITLGSVSVLFLVSIIVLIAMQCSKSTDYTSKYLQEPNYDGTLCHSIQYRSGDKRYMLVGPRMSIGSTIVPGSHANTLVLPDRRRASGEPKVPSADWRYSASLRAGGVMQSSVHMEESSVMQGAQGVLVQNWPTASSAADAEGGEVSPPMGAGVDSNSWHFRYGPGGPGAPPQHLKPGEVPPEAFIIPGSPAIISIRQNQGGEDDKSDFITFGKKEEAKKKKKKKKEKKDKKDKGKDDGDE